In Candidatus Defluviilinea proxima, a single genomic region encodes these proteins:
- a CDS encoding metal transporter: protein MTQSNSQPTTNRFTFRTFILLLIPIILLAGVIALFLTTGGGLDLESPAPVEDLDVERYHLEPNSVELYVRNTGPDELTIAAVIINDSVMPFKVDPSPTIPRLGRATIQVNYAWSYAEAYGIKIMTNNAVAFETDIPVAFPTPEPSSATFWGFTLIGLYVGVIPVFLGIFWFPALRQMGRRTMTFLMAATAGLLVFLGLDTLAEALEFAAEVPASFQGIGLIGIGAVATFLLLEAISNSQVNASGDESQRRLSVAFIIAVGIGFHNLGEGLAIGAAYNVGEIALGTFLVVGFIIQNITEGLGIIAPVLRDRPTIGRLAIMGLIGGGPAILGAWIGGFTPSPFLAVLFLAIGAGAIFQVIYEIAKLIQKDTAREAMPMTVFSGVLTGMMLLWVTGLLIK from the coding sequence ATGACTCAATCAAATTCTCAACCGACGACAAACCGCTTCACCTTTCGGACCTTCATCCTGCTTCTCATCCCAATCATTCTCCTCGCTGGAGTGATTGCCCTCTTCCTCACCACAGGCGGAGGCTTGGATCTCGAATCCCCCGCTCCCGTCGAAGACCTTGATGTGGAACGCTATCATCTCGAACCCAACTCAGTCGAACTCTACGTCCGCAACACGGGACCCGACGAACTGACCATCGCCGCCGTCATCATCAACGACTCGGTCATGCCGTTCAAGGTTGACCCCAGTCCGACCATCCCTCGCCTCGGACGTGCAACGATCCAAGTCAACTACGCATGGTCATATGCCGAAGCCTATGGCATCAAGATCATGACGAACAATGCAGTCGCATTTGAAACCGACATCCCCGTTGCCTTTCCAACACCCGAACCTTCCAGTGCTACATTCTGGGGCTTCACGTTGATCGGTTTATATGTCGGTGTCATCCCCGTCTTCCTCGGCATCTTCTGGTTCCCCGCCTTGCGTCAAATGGGACGTCGCACAATGACCTTCCTCATGGCGGCGACAGCTGGCTTGCTCGTCTTTCTCGGCTTGGATACACTCGCTGAAGCCCTTGAATTTGCCGCAGAAGTACCAGCATCTTTTCAAGGCATCGGCTTGATCGGCATCGGTGCAGTCGCAACTTTCCTTTTGCTCGAAGCGATATCGAATTCACAAGTCAACGCATCGGGCGACGAATCACAAAGAAGATTATCCGTTGCGTTCATCATCGCCGTTGGCATTGGCTTCCATAACCTTGGCGAAGGTCTCGCCATTGGTGCGGCATACAACGTCGGTGAGATTGCACTCGGAACATTTCTTGTTGTCGGCTTCATCATCCAAAACATCACCGAAGGTCTCGGCATCATCGCACCCGTGTTACGAGATAGACCCACCATCGGCAGACTCGCCATCATGGGTCTCATTGGTGGAGGTCCCGCCATTCTCGGCGCATGGATCGGCGGTTTCACACCGTCACCGTTCCTTGCAGTGTTATTCCTTGCCATCGGCGCAGGCGCCATCTTCCAGGTCATCTACGAGATCGCCAAACTCATTCAAAAAGACACTGCCCGCGAAGCCATGCCCATGACCGTCTTTAGCGGCGTCCTCACCGGTATGATGTTACTTTGGGTAACAGGTCTGCTCATCAAATAA
- a CDS encoding MFS transporter, which yields MTWLAYAIITLGSSTLWGVASGWLLYFYLRAGETPLVPLALYSVVVLISKAINIIVGMPVGYLSDHTNSAWGRRLPYIIGGAILLPPLFFLLWTPPQGNLTLTVIYLLLVLIAFNLVYEVHQVPYEALLPELAVGEKDRVAISSWKTGFLLIGNIFAGFTGPLISKLGYTQTMLIFAVSVAPIIILPGFFLRKRVNLDYQITSRISFVDSLKSTFGNRNFQIFALSWGLLWTGSTLVLETLPYIVTEVCGLKESDAVYFYLPAIGVTLLSFPLINRLSEKYGMKTIYRGSLLAGAVTLSALILIGDWIPIPLLAQGILWIVLQSASLAGAQILPGAMMAEITDHDEHITGQRREGSFYSVWGLLNQASSGLGLAVIPLFLLLGRSKLDTQGPLGVRLLGVFGGLLLLTSFWIFKQYKLENPPKSVG from the coding sequence ATGACTTGGCTGGCTTATGCGATCATCACACTTGGCAGTTCCACACTCTGGGGTGTTGCCAGCGGATGGTTGCTTTACTTTTATCTCCGCGCCGGAGAGACACCACTTGTGCCGCTGGCATTGTACAGCGTCGTAGTGCTCATCAGCAAAGCCATCAACATTATTGTCGGCATGCCTGTTGGTTATCTCTCTGACCACACCAACTCTGCATGGGGTCGGCGCTTACCGTACATCATCGGCGGCGCAATTTTATTGCCGCCTTTATTTTTTCTGTTGTGGACACCACCTCAAGGTAATCTAACATTAACTGTTATCTATTTACTTCTGGTGTTGATCGCGTTCAATCTCGTTTACGAAGTACATCAAGTGCCCTACGAAGCATTATTGCCCGAATTAGCGGTAGGAGAAAAAGACAGGGTGGCCATCTCCAGTTGGAAAACAGGATTTTTGCTGATCGGAAATATTTTTGCAGGATTCACGGGTCCACTCATCAGCAAGCTTGGATACACTCAAACGATGTTAATCTTCGCTGTCAGTGTGGCTCCCATCATCATATTGCCAGGGTTCTTTCTACGAAAACGAGTCAACCTCGATTATCAGATCACGAGTCGCATTTCGTTCGTCGATAGTCTCAAGTCCACTTTTGGGAATCGCAATTTTCAAATCTTCGCACTTTCATGGGGTCTGTTATGGACCGGGAGCACACTCGTACTTGAAACTCTTCCATATATCGTCACGGAAGTTTGTGGGTTGAAAGAATCTGACGCTGTCTACTTTTATTTACCTGCTATTGGGGTCACGCTTTTATCCTTCCCACTTATTAATCGTCTCTCTGAAAAATATGGTATGAAGACCATATATCGCGGCTCTCTCCTAGCCGGAGCCGTCACCCTCTCTGCATTGATCTTGATCGGTGACTGGATACCGATCCCGCTTCTTGCTCAGGGAATTCTGTGGATAGTTCTTCAAAGCGCCAGCCTCGCTGGAGCACAAATCTTGCCAGGGGCAATGATGGCAGAAATCACTGACCACGATGAGCACATCACCGGCCAACGACGAGAAGGCTCATTCTATTCCGTGTGGGGCCTACTTAATCAAGCTTCAAGCGGACTGGGACTGGCGGTCATACCGCTCTTCCTTCTACTAGGTCGCAGTAAACTGGATACGCAAGGTCCGCTCGGCGTCAGGCTTTTGGGAGTGTTTGGTGGGCTTTTACTATTGACGTCGTTTTGGATCTTCAAACAATATAAGTTGGAGAACCCGCCCAAAAGTGTTGGGTAA
- a CDS encoding FeoA domain-containing protein translates to MNSWGWTLILLIVAVFIPRYGLLALYKDWRSAKEREQLEDALKHLLDREQQGRHASPESIAGTLNLSRTKVTRLVSDMESQGLLETRGTQLHLTAEGERWAMHVVRAHRLWERYLVDEARMPLSQIHDVAQKREHSLTKAQLDELDAALGHPLLDPHGDPIPTRDGKMPTVENMPITAWQADGPARIVHIEDEPAIAYEQILAAGLRLGQIIRIIEKTPQRVVLSDGETEYRLAPTVAANISVAPLPEMEKAIASAVSLADLVNDQQAEIVMLDDAVQGFTRRRFLDLGLTPGTLIYPELGNFFGDPRAYRVRGTLIALRKDQASQIWVKPVYAEEK, encoded by the coding sequence ATGAATTCATGGGGTTGGACATTGATACTTCTCATCGTGGCGGTGTTCATTCCCCGCTACGGTCTTCTCGCGCTTTACAAGGACTGGCGAAGCGCCAAAGAACGCGAGCAGTTGGAAGATGCCCTCAAGCACTTGCTTGACCGCGAACAGCAGGGCCGTCACGCTTCGCCCGAATCCATTGCTGGGACCTTGAATCTGTCTCGCACAAAAGTGACTCGTCTCGTCTCTGACATGGAATCACAGGGACTACTCGAAACGCGCGGTACACAACTCCACTTAACGGCAGAAGGCGAACGTTGGGCCATGCACGTTGTACGCGCACACCGGTTGTGGGAACGCTATCTGGTAGACGAGGCACGCATGCCGTTAAGCCAGATCCACGATGTGGCACAAAAGCGCGAGCACTCGCTCACCAAAGCACAACTTGATGAGCTTGATGCCGCGTTAGGTCACCCACTGCTTGACCCACACGGAGACCCCATCCCTACCCGTGATGGGAAAATGCCAACAGTAGAGAATATGCCAATTACGGCGTGGCAGGCTGATGGTCCGGCAAGAATCGTACACATTGAGGATGAACCGGCTATCGCGTATGAACAAATCCTTGCGGCCGGGCTCCGTCTCGGACAGATCATCCGCATTATAGAAAAGACCCCACAACGAGTTGTGTTAAGCGATGGCGAAACGGAATATCGCCTTGCACCCACTGTTGCGGCCAACATCAGCGTTGCGCCATTGCCTGAAATGGAAAAAGCGATCGCAAGTGCCGTGTCGCTGGCCGATCTTGTGAACGATCAACAAGCGGAGATCGTAATGCTCGACGATGCTGTGCAGGGATTCACCCGCCGCCGATTTCTGGATCTGGGCCTTACGCCCGGAACATTAATCTACCCTGAACTTGGAAACTTCTTCGGTGACCCACGTGCTTATCGTGTACGTGGAACGTTGATCGCATTACGCAAAGACCAGGCATCACAGATCTGGGTGAAGCCGGTATACGCAGAGGAAAAATGA
- a CDS encoding ACT domain-containing protein — protein sequence MSGETDLNKLLQGMRPKLHEGEFVYCTVASTQHAVTLNPLCVFQEDEAVTVIIPKQQADKESLPYSVVCSWITLTIHSSLEAVGLTAAVSKALTEVNISCNVVAAYYHDHIFVPVKDAQQAMRVLSELHE from the coding sequence ATGTCAGGTGAAACCGACCTCAACAAATTATTGCAAGGCATGCGACCTAAACTTCACGAGGGCGAGTTTGTGTACTGCACTGTTGCATCAACTCAACATGCCGTCACGCTAAATCCGCTTTGTGTGTTTCAGGAGGATGAAGCGGTTACGGTTATCATCCCCAAACAACAAGCGGACAAGGAATCACTCCCCTACTCTGTTGTTTGTTCGTGGATCACGTTGACCATTCATTCGTCGCTTGAAGCGGTTGGTCTAACCGCCGCTGTATCAAAAGCGTTGACAGAGGTAAACATCAGTTGCAATGTAGTGGCCGCGTATTATCACGATCATATTTTTGTGCCCGTGAAAGATG
- the uvrB gene encoding excinuclease ABC subunit UvrB produces the protein MDFKLQAPFIPMGDQPEAIRGLVDGVNKGMKHQVLLGATGTGKTFTIASVIQQLQKPALIMAHNKTLAAQLYAEFKEFFPENAVSYFVSYYDYYQPEAYVPRHDLYIEKETEINEEIERLRLAATTALVSRRDVIIVASVSCIYGLGNPEEFNKGLVNLKVGELYRRNALLRRLIESQYQRNDMDLRSGTFRVRGDTLEIIPAYEDKKGFRIAFFGDEVERITQFNPVTGEIFDEPNEISIFPAKQYLTDAEKTKEAISDIESELEERLKFFKETGKYLEAQRLEQRARYDLEMLKEVGYCSGIENYSRHFDRRAAGTHPWTMIDFLPSDYLLVLDESHMTVPQVRGMYNGDRARKETLVEYGFRLPSAMDNRPLKFDEFEEVMGNTIYTSATPGPYEMGKAEQVVEQIIRPTGLVDPEIEVRPTLGQVDNLVGEIRQRVERGERVLVTTLTKRMSEDLAEYLKELGMKVHYLHSEVETLERVGILRDLRLGVFDVLVGINLLREGLDLPEVSLVGILDADKEGFLRSGTALIQTIGRAARHVNGRVIMYADKMTDSMKFAIEETNRRRAKQVKYNTENGIVPISIHKAIHDLTEEFSQKAVSEMKGEYKVKDKGAMPRNELKQIIHEMEKQMKEAAKNLEFERAAALRDELFDLKSLLAEDEGLKPWERIKLLTGDEE, from the coding sequence ATGGACTTCAAACTTCAAGCACCCTTTATACCCATGGGCGATCAGCCCGAAGCCATCCGCGGGCTTGTGGACGGCGTGAACAAAGGCATGAAACATCAGGTTTTGCTCGGTGCTACAGGCACCGGCAAGACGTTCACCATTGCATCTGTCATTCAGCAGTTGCAAAAGCCTGCCCTCATCATGGCCCATAACAAGACCCTTGCCGCGCAGTTATATGCCGAGTTCAAAGAGTTCTTCCCTGAGAACGCGGTCTCGTATTTCGTTTCCTATTACGATTACTACCAGCCTGAGGCGTATGTGCCCCGCCACGACCTCTACATTGAAAAAGAGACCGAGATCAATGAAGAGATCGAACGTCTGCGGCTGGCGGCAACTACTGCACTGGTCTCGCGACGGGATGTGATCATTGTTGCATCAGTTTCTTGTATCTACGGTTTGGGGAACCCCGAAGAATTTAATAAAGGGTTGGTAAACCTCAAAGTGGGTGAGTTGTACCGCCGCAATGCTCTGCTCAGACGGTTGATCGAATCGCAGTACCAGCGCAACGATATGGATTTGCGCTCCGGCACCTTCCGTGTGCGTGGTGATACATTGGAAATTATCCCTGCTTACGAAGACAAAAAAGGATTCCGTATCGCGTTCTTCGGCGATGAAGTGGAACGGATCACGCAGTTTAACCCAGTTACCGGCGAGATCTTCGATGAGCCGAATGAAATATCCATCTTCCCTGCGAAGCAATATCTGACCGATGCCGAAAAAACAAAAGAAGCGATCTCTGATATCGAATCCGAGTTGGAAGAACGATTGAAGTTTTTCAAAGAGACTGGGAAATACCTTGAAGCACAACGTCTTGAACAGCGCGCTCGTTATGATCTTGAGATGCTCAAAGAAGTTGGCTATTGCTCGGGTATCGAAAACTATTCTCGTCATTTTGATCGCCGTGCCGCTGGCACGCATCCGTGGACAATGATCGACTTTTTGCCAAGCGATTACCTGCTCGTGCTGGACGAGAGTCATATGACCGTACCACAAGTCCGCGGAATGTATAACGGCGATCGTGCTCGCAAAGAGACTCTGGTTGAGTATGGCTTCCGCCTCCCAAGTGCGATGGATAACCGCCCATTGAAATTTGATGAATTCGAAGAAGTGATGGGAAACACGATCTACACATCCGCTACGCCGGGTCCGTATGAAATGGGTAAGGCGGAACAGGTTGTTGAGCAGATTATCCGCCCAACGGGACTTGTTGACCCTGAAATTGAGGTCAGACCGACTCTCGGCCAAGTGGATAATCTGGTCGGAGAGATCAGACAACGGGTCGAAAGAGGCGAGCGTGTTCTTGTCACAACACTTACGAAGCGGATGTCAGAGGATCTGGCAGAGTATTTAAAAGAGTTGGGGATGAAAGTCCATTACTTACACTCGGAAGTGGAAACACTTGAGCGTGTGGGCATTCTGCGTGACTTGCGCTTGGGTGTGTTCGATGTGCTCGTTGGTATCAATCTTTTGCGCGAAGGCTTGGATCTGCCTGAAGTGTCGCTGGTTGGAATTTTGGACGCAGATAAGGAAGGCTTCCTGCGTTCAGGAACTGCACTCATTCAGACGATCGGTCGTGCGGCACGTCACGTCAATGGACGCGTGATTATGTATGCCGATAAGATGACCGACTCGATGAAGTTTGCGATCGAAGAGACGAATCGTCGCCGTGCCAAGCAGGTGAAATACAATACTGAAAATGGGATTGTCCCGATCAGTATCCACAAGGCGATCCATGATCTGACCGAGGAATTTTCGCAGAAGGCTGTTAGTGAGATGAAGGGGGAGTATAAGGTGAAAGACAAAGGTGCCATGCCGCGCAATGAACTCAAGCAGATCATTCACGAAATGGAAAAGCAAATGAAAGAAGCCGCGAAGAATCTGGAGTTCGAACGCGCTGCGGCCCTGCGTGATGAATTGTTTGACTTGAAGAGTCTGCTGGCTGAAGATGAAGGATTGAAACCGTGGGAACGGATCAAGTTGTTGACGGGGGATGAAGAATAG
- a CDS encoding cytochrome C, giving the protein MKKQFILLAIAVVVVSAFVVFRSGPTNAAPSVKTEVSYAKDVQPILESRCGKCHMGEFVSEGLHMDTYESLMEGSDHGPVIVPGDAGKSLLVQKLAKGEMPKRGPKLTPAQIQIITDWIEAGALNN; this is encoded by the coding sequence ATGAAGAAACAATTCATTCTCCTAGCCATTGCTGTGGTCGTTGTTTCCGCATTTGTCGTTTTTCGCTCCGGCCCGACGAATGCCGCCCCATCAGTAAAAACAGAAGTCAGCTACGCAAAGGATGTGCAACCCATCCTTGAAAGCCGCTGTGGGAAGTGCCACATGGGCGAGTTCGTGAGCGAAGGCCTGCACATGGACACGTACGAGTCGCTGATGGAAGGCTCCGACCATGGACCAGTCATCGTCCCAGGTGATGCGGGCAAAAGTCTTCTTGTTCAAAAACTCGCCAAAGGCGAAATGCCCAAGCGTGGACCGAAACTCACGCCCGCACAGATCCAGATCATCACAGACTGGATCGAAGCTGGAGCATTGAATAACTAA
- a CDS encoding multicopper oxidase domain-containing protein codes for MLGTTGVVAFDQTKGKGPTQTSDHSHNAQDDNPPKQHVMQQGDHGDLPGTVGEVDHEANGFNPTDVLTDFDYGEVSTLPNGQTLREYNVVAINKSIEVLPGLEFPAWTYNGRIPGPTFRATEGDRIRIHFTNGSEHPHSMHFHGFHPSEMDGVPGTGPGGLVEPGASFTYEFDADPFGLHLYHCHVFPLARHIAKGLYGTFIVDPKGGRPKVDHEMVMVQHGLDVDFDDANDFYAVNGIPFHYQNHPIQFRVGETVRIYLVNILEFDLLNSFHLHASFFHYYPTGTSLTPAEFTDTIIQGQAQRGILEFSYKHPGMYMFHAHVTEFAELGWMGMFEVLP; via the coding sequence ATGCTTGGCACAACTGGCGTGGTTGCCTTTGACCAAACAAAAGGTAAAGGTCCGACACAAACCAGCGATCACAGTCATAACGCACAGGATGACAATCCACCCAAACAACATGTGATGCAACAAGGTGACCACGGCGACCTGCCAGGAACCGTCGGCGAAGTGGATCATGAAGCGAATGGCTTCAACCCCACAGACGTTCTGACCGATTTCGATTACGGCGAAGTCTCCACGTTGCCCAACGGACAAACCCTGCGTGAGTACAACGTCGTCGCCATCAACAAGAGCATCGAAGTCCTGCCAGGGCTCGAATTCCCTGCATGGACGTACAACGGGCGCATCCCAGGTCCCACCTTTCGAGCCACCGAAGGCGACCGTATTCGCATTCACTTCACCAATGGAAGCGAGCACCCTCATTCCATGCACTTCCACGGTTTTCACCCCTCCGAGATGGACGGCGTACCAGGCACGGGTCCAGGCGGACTCGTCGAACCAGGAGCCAGCTTCACGTATGAGTTCGATGCGGATCCGTTCGGTCTGCATCTTTATCACTGTCACGTTTTCCCGTTGGCACGTCACATCGCAAAAGGACTTTACGGCACATTCATCGTGGACCCCAAAGGCGGGCGTCCCAAAGTGGATCACGAAATGGTCATGGTGCAACACGGGCTTGATGTGGACTTCGATGATGCCAATGATTTTTATGCGGTCAACGGCATTCCCTTCCACTATCAGAATCATCCCATTCAATTCCGTGTCGGCGAGACCGTCCGCATCTATCTTGTCAACATTCTTGAGTTTGATCTTCTCAACTCGTTCCACCTGCACGCCAGCTTCTTTCACTACTACCCCACTGGCACAAGCCTCACGCCCGCCGAATTTACCGACACAATCATTCAAGGGCAAGCACAGCGTGGCATCCTTGAATTCAGTTACAAACATCCAGGCATGTACATGTTCCATGCGCACGTGACCGAATTTGCCGAACTCGGATGGATGGGCATGTTCGAGGTATTACCTTAG
- a CDS encoding isoprenylcysteine carboxylmethyltransferase family protein, whose amino-acid sequence MNENIFRILAALILFTGMGISIYFRTKADRESGEKLSRKADGTIMMTIIRIGGLILWLSPFVYLINPAWMAWSKLGLPDWVRWLGVGIGIVNTFGIYWLFSSIGTGITPVSATRKEHKLVTNGIYKYIRHPLYTFGSSMFIAFGMMADSWFVAALGILTFILMAIRTPKEEANLIAKFGDEYREYMKRTGRFLPKVF is encoded by the coding sequence ATGAACGAAAACATTTTCCGCATTTTAGCCGCCCTGATCCTTTTTACAGGTATGGGCATCTCCATCTACTTCCGCACCAAAGCGGACAGAGAGTCTGGAGAAAAACTTTCCCGCAAAGCAGACGGCACCATCATGATGACGATCATTCGCATCGGTGGGCTTATTCTTTGGCTCAGCCCATTTGTGTATCTCATCAACCCAGCATGGATGGCGTGGTCAAAGCTCGGCTTGCCAGATTGGGTACGCTGGCTTGGTGTCGGCATCGGGATCGTGAACACATTTGGCATTTACTGGTTATTCAGCAGTATCGGCACAGGCATCACCCCCGTCAGCGCCACACGCAAAGAGCACAAACTCGTCACAAACGGAATTTACAAATACATCCGTCACCCGCTTTACACCTTTGGCTCATCCATGTTCATTGCCTTTGGCATGATGGCAGATAGTTGGTTCGTCGCTGCGCTGGGCATCCTCACGTTCATTCTCATGGCGATCCGCACACCAAAGGAAGAAGCCAATCTCATCGCTAAATTCGGCGATGAATACCGTGAATACATGAAGCGGACAGGCAGATTCCTGCCTAAAGTGTTTTAG
- a CDS encoding class I SAM-dependent methyltransferase, with the protein MTEHSLMHRIEQAIASRLTLSGSSHESAFRLFNGFYEGHPDIIIDVYGHTLVIHNYADNPSQNATLIQEVITYLRTTLNWLHAGVVKTRNGATQEQKRGQRIFGDKLDTKIKEHGIWYAIDLTMNRDASFYLDTYNLRKWLIENIRDRSVLNTFAYTGSLGVAAMAGGASRVVQTDRNGQFLNLAKDSYSLNGFPIHKQDFIAQDFFPTVAKFKSTKQFFDCVIIDPPFFSTTSKGKVDLENDSTRLINKVRPLINDGGYLIAINNALFVSGKDYMQSLEKLCKDGYLSIRELISVPDDFIGYNPVGKPITDPAPFNHSTKIAILDVRRK; encoded by the coding sequence ATGACAGAACATTCATTAATGCATCGCATCGAACAAGCTATCGCCTCTCGCTTAACGTTGAGCGGCTCCAGCCACGAATCAGCTTTTCGCCTCTTCAACGGATTCTACGAAGGCCACCCAGATATCATCATTGATGTCTATGGCCATACACTCGTTATCCATAACTACGCAGATAATCCATCACAAAACGCAACTCTTATTCAAGAAGTCATCACATATTTACGCACTACACTAAACTGGCTACACGCTGGAGTCGTAAAGACACGAAATGGAGCTACACAAGAACAAAAACGCGGACAACGCATCTTTGGAGACAAGCTCGATACAAAGATCAAAGAGCACGGAATTTGGTATGCGATTGACCTCACTATGAATCGCGATGCAAGTTTTTATCTCGATACATACAACTTGCGCAAATGGCTCATCGAAAACATCCGCGACAGGTCTGTGCTCAATACGTTCGCCTACACCGGCAGCTTGGGAGTTGCGGCCATGGCAGGCGGAGCAAGCCGCGTTGTTCAAACAGACCGCAATGGACAGTTCTTGAATCTCGCTAAAGATTCTTATTCTCTTAATGGCTTCCCCATCCACAAGCAAGATTTCATCGCGCAAGACTTCTTCCCCACTGTTGCCAAATTCAAAAGCACAAAACAATTCTTCGATTGCGTCATCATTGATCCGCCGTTCTTTTCCACAACATCCAAAGGCAAAGTGGACTTAGAGAACGACAGCACGCGCCTCATCAACAAGGTTCGCCCGCTCATCAACGATGGCGGATACCTCATTGCGATCAACAACGCCTTATTCGTCAGTGGGAAGGATTACATGCAATCGCTCGAAAAATTATGCAAGGACGGCTATCTGAGCATCCGTGAATTGATCTCTGTGCCAGACGATTTCATCGGCTATAACCCAGTTGGCAAGCCCATCACAGACCCTGCGCCATTCAACCACTCCACCAAGATCGCGATATTGGATGTGAGACGGAAATAA
- a CDS encoding metal-dependent transcriptional regulator: MKQTLTVSIQDYLKTIYELTESGESASTNALAQKLKVSAPSVTGMIQKLASSKPALVEYQKHQGATLTKDGRRAALEVIRHHRLLEAWLVQTLGYSWDEVHEEAERLEHVISEDFERRIAAAMGHPTRDPHGELIPTAELVMPEDTSAPLSSLRPNQTGTVLCVKAADTELLRHLESLGLVPDAEIEVKEYSPFDHNLTVKIGRKTTVLGLNITNKVFVEES; the protein is encoded by the coding sequence AAGATTATCTGAAGACCATCTATGAATTAACCGAAAGCGGAGAGAGCGCCAGCACAAACGCGCTTGCACAAAAATTGAAGGTCAGCGCCCCATCGGTAACAGGCATGATCCAAAAGCTTGCATCATCCAAGCCTGCACTGGTCGAGTACCAAAAACACCAAGGCGCAACACTGACCAAAGATGGCAGGCGTGCGGCACTCGAAGTAATTCGTCATCACCGCCTGCTCGAAGCCTGGCTCGTGCAAACGCTGGGCTATTCATGGGATGAGGTCCATGAAGAGGCAGAACGACTCGAACACGTTATCTCAGAGGATTTCGAGAGGCGTATCGCCGCGGCAATGGGCCACCCCACCCGCGACCCACACGGTGAACTTATTCCCACAGCAGAGCTAGTAATGCCTGAAGATACATCAGCGCCGCTTTCATCACTTCGCCCAAATCAAACAGGCACCGTGCTATGCGTTAAAGCCGCAGATACTGAATTACTTCGTCATCTAGAGAGCCTTGGCTTAGTCCCCGATGCGGAGATCGAAGTAAAGGAATACTCTCCCTTCGACCATAATCTAACGGTAAAGATCGGCCGAAAGACAACGGTTCTTGGATTGAACATCACAAACAAAGTTTTTGTTGAGGAAAGTTAG